One region of Salvia miltiorrhiza cultivar Shanhuang (shh) chromosome 3, IMPLAD_Smil_shh, whole genome shotgun sequence genomic DNA includes:
- the LOC131017539 gene encoding putative laccase-9, with protein sequence MSCYRKLKVFILCIIMAPVHALVHHKFEVRRSSHTRLCTTKSILTINGQFPGPTIYARRGELVVIDVINRADANISIHWHGVKMPRYPWTDGASHVTQCPISPGKRFRQRMLLSNEEGTLFWHAHSDWSRATVYGAIIILPPKTHTYPFPKPHAQVPILLGEWWNADVQQVYEDAIAQGIDANFSDAFLMNGQPGDMYPCSKQDTFKLSVEPGKTYLIRMINAMLSYIMYLKIKDHNVTVVGMDGAYTKPLNTDHIAIAPGQTIDFLLEANQPPSRYYMATKVYASPWWHTYVPTTGILEYVGNYTPPSSLEFPYYPKFDGYGWAESIHFSSKLRSLANDKHPIKVPMNITHNLFFTLTINMWPCETNSCARNNRVLASMNNISMLSPQTLNILEAYYQGIGGVFTTDFPAKPARIFNFTQGHKSLYEGRTEFGTAVYMLDYNSEVEIVFQGTNFGEGSDHPMHLHGHSFYVVGAGYGDFDPNRDPQNFNLIDPLLMNTVTVPRNGWSAIRFKANNPGVWYMHCHFDRHQTWGMKMVFIVKDGEAPNEKMLPPPPDMPRCQPPPQQLLFRI encoded by the exons ATGTCTTGTTATAGGAAGCTCAAGGTTTTCATCCTGTGTATTATTATGGCTCCAGTCCATGCTTTAGTTCATCATAAGTTTGAA GTGAGAAGATCTTCACACACCAGGCTATGCACCACCAAAAGCATCCTAACGATAAACGGGCAGTTCCCAGGGCCAACTATATATGCTAGAAGGGGGGAATTGGTGGTAATCGATGTTATTAATCGCGCCGACGCAAATATAAGTATCCATTG GCATGGAGTAAAAATGCCGAGATATCCATGGACAGATGGCGCGAGCCATGTGACGCAGTGTCCTATTAGTCCCGGCAAGAGGTTTAGACAACGGATGTTGCTCTCCAACGAAGAAGGCACTTTATTTTGGCACGCCCACAGCGATTGGTCTCGAGCTACTGTGTATGGCGCCATCATCATTCTACCGCCTAAGACACACACTTATCCTTTCCCTAAGCCTCATGCTCAAGTGCCCATCTTACTag GAGAGTGGTGGAATGCTGATGTGCAACAAGTTTACGAGGATGCAATAGCGCAAGGAATCGATGCCAATTTTTCTGATGCTTTCCTCATGAATGGTCAACCTGGCGACATGTACCCCTGCTCAAAACAAG ATACATTCAAGTTGAGTGTGGAGCCGGGCAAGACTTACCTGATCAGAATGATCAACGCAATGTTGAGCTACATTATGTACTTGAAAATCAAGGACCACAACGTGACGGTGGTGGGCATGGACGGCGCCTACACGAAGCCGCTGAACACCGATCACATTGCGATTGCCCCCGGCCAGACCATAGATTTCCTTCTGGAAGCCAACCAGCCGCCCAGCCGTTATTACATGGCCACCAAAGTATACGCCAGCCCCTGGTGGCATACTTACGTCCCCACCACCGGAATCCTCGAGTACGTTGGTAACTACACGCCCCCCTCATCACTGGAGTTTCCATATTACCCTAAATTCGATGGCTATGGCTGGGCCGAGTCCATCCATTTCAGCAGCAAGCTCAGAAGCCTGGCCAACGACAAGCACCCCATCAAAGTTCCTATGAACATCACCCACAACCTCTTCTTCACTCTCACCATCAACATGTGGCCCTGTGAGACAAATTCTTGCGCGAGGAACAACAGGGTGCTGGCCAGCATGAACAACATCTCCATGCTGTCCCCGCAAACCCTAAATATTCTTGAGGCCTATTACCAAGGGATCGGAGGAGTTTTCACGACCGATTTCCCGGCGAAGCCAGCAAGAATATTCAACTTCACGCAAGGTCATAAGTCATTGTATGAGGGGCGCACCGAATTCGGAACGGCTGTGTATATGTTGGACTATAACTCGGAAGTGGAGATCGTGTTTCAAGGCACCAACTTTGGCGAGGGAAGCGATCATCCCATGCATTTACATGGACACAGCTTCTACGTTGTCGGAGCTGGATACGGGGACTTCGACCCAAACAGGGATCCGCAAAACTTTAATCTCATCGACCCGCTCTTGATGAACACTGTTACCGTTCCAAGAAATGGATGGAGCGCTATCAGATTTAAGGCTAACAATCcag GAGTGTGGTACATGCACTGCCATTTCGATCGTCATCAGACTTGGGGAATGAAGATGGTGTTCATCGTTAAGGATGGGGAAGCCCCCAATGAGAAGATGTTGCCTCCGCCCCCTGATATGCCCCGCTGTCAACCGCCCCCTCAGCAATTATTAtttaggatttaa
- the LOC131018336 gene encoding uncharacterized protein LOC131018336 — protein sequence MTGFPEDYEIRVSELIHLWIAEGIVTLSNGSKSLEEEAEDCFDDLVERSLVLVINRKSNGKIKSCSIHDIVREFLVRQAAKEKVATIKTLSLATDFVCSKRMVEMIPNIKKLGICYSKEKSDADAGYRLNNLKYLCRLEKLKLEMPEGSLSRKQYDEMTLRMLGGFSFRLVDKILGWISFRQADKILGGINFPLQLRRLTLSGWKLPSSDMSIVGSLPNLQVLKLRNFKRIDWVTSNGEFRELGLLLITDQSDLVFWITKASHFLRLECLMLHGCLGLPEIPSNILLSAEKIQKKQWDSGKCTFLVRVKRS from the exons ATGACTGGCTTTCCAGAAGATTATGAGATTCGTGTCTCAGAACTTATTCACCTTTGGATAGCTGAGGGTATTGTAACACTTTCAAATGGATCAAAAAGCTTGGAAGAGGAGGCAGAAGATTGTTTCGATGATCTTGTCGAGAGAAGTCTAGTTCTGGTCATCAACAGGAAGTCTAATGGGAAAATAAAGAGTTGCAGCATTCATGATATTGTGCGAGAATTTCTGGTAAGGCAGGCTGCAAAAGAGAAG GTTGCGACAATTAAGACACTTTCGCTGGCAACAGACTTTGTGTGTAGTAAAAGAATGGTGGAAATGATTCCAAACATTAAAAAGCTGGGAATATGTTACTCCAAGGAGAAGTCTGATGCGGATGCTGGCTATCGCCTCAACAATCTTAAGTATCTATGTCGACTTGAGAAATTGAAGTTGGAGATGCCTGAAGGTTCTTTATCCAGAAAACAATATGATGAAATGACATTGAGGATGCTTGGAGGTTTTTCATTCAGACTAGTTGATAAGATACTTGGATGGATTTCATTTAGACAAGCTGATAAGATACTTGGAGGTATAAACTTTCCTCTACAACTGAGAAGGTTAACCTTGAGTGGTTGGAAGCTTCCTTCGAGTGATATGTCAATCGTTGGTTCATTACCTAATCTTCAAGTGCTTAAACTAAGAAATTTCAAAAGGATAGACTGGGTAACATCTAATGGAGAATTTCGTGAGCTCGGACTTCTGCTAATTACTGATCAATCCGATTTGGTTTTTTGGATAACAAAAGCTAGCCACTTCCTGAGACTCGAGTGCCTAATGCTTCATGGGTGTCTTGGTCTACCTGAGATTCCaagtaatattttattatcGGCAGAAAAGATACAAAAGAAACAATGGGATTCAGGAAAGTGTACCTTTCTAGTTCGTGTGAAGCGTTCCTGA
- the LOC131018337 gene encoding uncharacterized protein LOC131018337, which produces MATHSPPANLPHFPQILKLDRTNYAFWRAQALSAIRAHGFHEFIDPMAQAPPLLPSSSTSPPNSAWLRRDQYLLSWMLSSVTESMLGHVVRCSSSREFWSVLERLFMSQSKARIMQLRLLLQTTKKGAMSVEEFFLKMRSYADQLSAVGQIINDDELIMYILSGLGPEYEALVVNIMHRSDNQNLQEIQYSFQAYELRLQQQNVSSGFELAAHVAYRSQSR; this is translated from the coding sequence ATGGCTACTCACTCTCCTCCTGCGAATTTGCCGCATTTTCCACAAATACTCAAACTCGATCGCACCAATTACGCTTTCTGGAGAGCTCAGGCTCTCTCTGCTATTCGCGCTCATGGATTCCATGAGTTCATTGATCCTATGGCACAGGCACCACCGCTACTTCCATCATCCTCTACTTCTCCACCGAATTCTGCGTGGCTCCGCCGTGATCAGTATTTACTCAGCTGGATGCTATCATCGGTTACTGAATCCATGCTAGGTCACGTCGTTCGCTGCTCTTCATCTCGCGAGTTCTGGTCAGTTCTTGAGAGGCTCTTCATGTCCCAATCAAAAGCAAGAATTATGCAATTGCGTCTTCTCCTACAAACTACAAAGAAGGGCGCTATGAGTGTTGAAGAGTTCTTCCTTAAAATGCGCAGTTATGCCGATCAACTCTCTGCCGTTGGCCAAATCATCAATGATGATGAACTCATCATGTATATCCTCTCTGGTTTGGGACCAGAATATGAAGCCTTGGTTGTTAACATCATGCATCGCAGTGACAATCAAAACCTGCAGGAAATTCAGTATTCATTTCAGGCTTACGAATTGCGTCTTCAACAACAAAATGTCTCCTCTGGATTTGAGTTAGCTGCTCATGTTGCTTATCGATCGCAGTCAAGGTAG